ctttttcttctttttcttctttcttttctttctcttctttctcttcttcccCGTCACCTCGCCAAAAATCAGACAATGTAGGAAGTTTGTATTCGCCACTATAAGTAAGGGGAATGGTGAAATTACCAAATACAGGAAGATCAATAATAAAACTCAATTCAAGTGTATAATCTATGTCCCAATCTGTTGCAATATCCCTCACTAAGCTCAAGATCGCGCTGTGTGGAACCTTTGCTGGCACGTCTACTAGGGTTGTGGTTTTCGCCTTCAATGAGCCAGGGTCTGGAATTGTACCTGTAGCTACTATCCTGGAATTCAATTTAAAGTAGAGCAGtcaataagaaaaatgaattttgtGTGATGAACTTTATAATTTGGGTGACTTTTatgtaaaataagttaatatagAAAAGTGAATTTTGTGCGGCAGAATCAAAGTTATTGGTTGATAGTAGTGAAATTTACCCTAAAAGCCAAATGAACTTTACAAACCTATCTTTTCTATATTGTTTTTCTATTATGTTACTTAGAAATATGTAGTTGAGCCAGATTTGACTTTTTATCCCCCACAAAAGttcaattatgatttttatatgttcTACTTTTACACTAGGTATATCGTAATAGTTATAATtatgtattgttattattgttattagaaGGCTTCCACGAGATTTTAACGTCTTAATAATTTCTTTGAAGCCATCAATTTGTGAGAGAAAAAACCTAAAATAGTTCCTTAAGTTTGGGCGTAGACTCACTAAATAAGGGCCCTATTCACCAAAAACCGAAAAATCGATCAAGaccacatatttttttattgtttagtttgtttttattttgaatttgaaaaatcgAACAAAAT
The sequence above is a segment of the Solanum lycopersicum chromosome 10, SLM_r2.1 genome. Coding sequences within it:
- the LOC101258493 gene encoding desiccation protectant protein Lea14 homolog, with translation MDYVDKAKNYVSEKVAEMEKPEATVMEVDVKNINFDSISYHAKVSVTNPYNVPIPIMEIAYVVKCGGSRIVATGTIPDPGSLKAKTTTLVDVPAKVPHSAILSLVRDIATDWDIDYTLELSFIIDLPVFGNFTIPLTYSGEYKLPTLSDFWRGDGEEEKEEKEKKEEKEEKEEKEKKEKKEEKEK